The Streptomyces sp. M92 nucleotide sequence CGTTTCCCTTAGGACTAAGATTTCAACACCGAACACATGCCGCGAGGGGAAGACATGGCTCAGGGCAGGGCGGCGAAGCGGCCGGACGCCGTTGCGGGGATCGTCGAGGACTGGGCGCGGGAGCGGCCCGAACTGGACACGTCGCCGTTGGAGGTGCTGGCCCGGCTGCACCGGTCGTACCTGCAGTACCAGTCGCGGATGACCTCGCGGCTCGACGAGCACGGCGTGTCCGTCGCCGGGTTCGACGTGCTCACCGCGCTGCGCCGGGCCGGCGCCCCGTACCGGCTGACCGCCGGGCAGCTCGCGGACTCCGGGCTGATCTCCTCGGCCGGGGTGACCCTGCGGCTGGACCGGCTGGAGAAGGACGGTCTGCTGGTGCGCGAGCGCGACGCCGGTGACCGGCGCGTGGTGTACTCGCGGCTCACCGAGGCCGGGCTGGCGAAGGTGGACGAGGTGTTCGCCGAGCACCTGGAGAACGAGCGCCGGATGCTCGACGGGCTCTCACCCGCCGAGCGCCGTCAGCTGGGTCGGCTGCTGGGGAAGCTGGAGCGGTCCATCGTGGATTCCGACGATCTCCCGGCTCAGCGCGCCGAGACCGGCTGAGCCTTCGACTGCCGGCCGGCCTGGGCCTGGTAGAGGCGGCGCAGGCGGACCACGCCCAGGTCGTGCTGGTAGAGGTTCTCCCGCTGGTCGGCGTCGGCGGGCATGGCTTCGAGGATGACCCGGTCCTGCTCCAGGACCTCCCAGTGGCGGGCCTCGATGAGGGTCTTGTAGAGGAACCGCCAGGTGTCGCGCTGCCAGTCGCTCACCTTGCGGTAGCGCCAGAAGAAGACGCCGGTGCGGCCCGCGTCGACGGGGCAGGCCATGCCGACGATGCCGAAGGGGCCCCCGGGGCCGGCCGACGGCGGGTAGGGGATGGACAGGTCCACCCAGTCGACGCCGGTGTGGCACAGCTCGACCCAGTCGAAGTTGACGCCCCGCTGGTCGGTCTTCTCGAAGAAGTAGCCCCGCTCGGTCTCCCGGATGCGGAACTTCGCGGACGTGTCACCGGCGAACATCGTGTGCGACTCGGAGTGCAGGAACGCGCCGTGCATCGGGTCGAGCAGATTCTCCATGGCGAACCGCCACGGCACGTTCCACTCGGCGTAGCAGAGGAAGGCGGAGATCTCGTCGTCGGCGAGCGGCTCGGGGAGGGTCAGTTCCACCGGCTCCGGGTGCTCCTCGTCGCCGAAGTAGGCGAGGATCGCGCCGCCGACCTCGCGGACGGGCAGCGAGGTGACGAGGGTCTTGCCCTCCAGGTTGCAGCCGGGCAGGCCGGGGACGGAGGTGACCGTGCCGCCGCCGTCGATCTCGACGCCGTGGTACCAGCAGGCGACCCGGTCGCCGAGGTGCTTGCCGAGGGAGAGGGGCGCGCCGCGGTGGGGGCAGCGGTCGGCGAGCATGGAGAGGCCTCCGTCGGACTTGCGGAAGAGCAGCCAGTTCTCGCCGAGGGCGGTCACCCTGCGCATGCCGCCGGGCTCGACGAAGCTCGACGGTACGACGGGGTGCCACTGGTTGCGCAGGCCGTGGGCGTAGATGTGGTCGGCGGTGTCGCGGGTGGAGAGAGTGGTGGAGTGGGTCGTCATGTCAGGCTCCCAGGCGGTGCATCTCGGCGCGGAAGGACTCCTCGGTCCAGGGCTCGCCCGTGGGGGTGCGCAGTTGGCGGGAGTTGAGGCCGTCGATCACGTCGGGCAGTTCGTGACCGTCCTTGGTGAAGATGTCCTCGAGGGTGCGCGCGAGCTTGATTTCGTACGGGGTGGGCTCGTGGTCGCGGGTCTGGTGGGGGGCCAGGTACGGCCAGGGGGTCTCGGGCACGGTGTTTCTCCGTAGGTGGTCAGAGGTTCAGGACGAGGCGGTCCGAGGCGCAGCGCGAGACGCAGATCATCATCGTCTCGCCGGTGGCGCGTTCGGCGTCGCTGAGCAGGAAGTCGCGGTGGTCGGGGGTGCCGGCCAGGACGTGGGTCTCGCAGGAGCCGCAGATGCCGTCCCGGCAGGAGGAGGCGACGGCGAGGCCCGCGTTCTCGGCGGCCTCCAGGATGGAGGTGCCGGGGCCGACGTTCAGGGTGACGCCCGACGTACGGCATTCGACCTCGAAGGCGCTGTCGTCGCCGTCGTGGCGTGTGGTGGCCGGGGCGGCGAAGCGCTCGGTGCGCAGCCGCCCTTGAGGTGCCGCCTCCTCGACGGCCTTCAGCAGCGGCTCGGGACCGCAGCAGTACACGAGCGCATCGGGCGGAAGGTCCGCGAGGACGCCCGCCACGTCGATGTGGCCCTGCTCGTCCTGAGGTACGAGGGTCACCTCGCCGCCGCCGAGCGCGGCGAGTTCGCCGCCGAAGGCCATCGAGGCGCGGGTACGGCCGCCGTGGACCAGCCGGTACGGGATGCCGTCCCGTTCGGCGCGGCGGGCCATCGCCAGGATCGGCGTGATGCCGATGCCGCCGGCGACGAAGAGGTAGGAGGCGGCCGGTTCGAGGGCGAAGTGGTTGCGCGGCCCGACCACCCGCACAGTCTGGCCGGGCCGCACCTTGGTGTGCACGTGGCGCGAACCGCCCCGTGACGCCGGCTCGTTGAGGATGCCGAGCCGGTACACACCCGTCTCCTCCGGGTCGCCGCACAGGCTGTACTGGCGTACGTGGCCGCCCACGTGCAGGTCCAGGTGGGCGCCCGGTGTCCAGGCGGGCAGCGGTTTGCCGTCCGGGTGGACCAGTTCGACGGAGAGGACTCCGTCCGCCTCCCAGGTGGTGCGGTGGACGAGGAGGTCCAGTTCCTGCTCTTCGGTGGCGTTCATGTCGGCGGGCCTCCCTACCGGGCGGGGATCTTGACGGGCGGGGTGAACGGGTTCTTCATCGGGCCGAGCGCGGCCAGGTCGACCTCGACGAGGGTCGGCCCGTCGGAGGCGACGGCCGCGTCGATCACCTTCGCGGCGTCGCTCGCGTCGCCGATCCGCGCGTACGGGAGGGAGCAGGCGGCGGCGAGCTGGGCGAAGTCGGGCGTGAACAGGTCGACGCCGGAGCGGCGTTCGGTGTAGGTGGCCTGCATGTTGCGCAGCACGCCGTACCCGCCGTCGTTGAAGACGATGAGCGTCAGCCGGGGCCGTTCCTGGGCGAGGGTGAGCAGTTCGCCGAGGTGGACGGCGAGTCCGCCGTCCCCGGCGATGACGACGGTGGGCTCGTCGGGGCGGGCGAGGGCGGCGCCGATGCCCATGGCGAGGCCCTGGCCGATGCCGCCGCCGCGCGGGAAGACGTTGGCCCGCGGATCGTGGATGGGCAGGAGCCGGTTGCCCCAGGCCGACGAGGGGATGGTCACGTCCCGCGCGACGACCGCGCCGCGCGGCAGGGCGGCGGCGAGGGCATCGCAGATCGCGGCCTGCGGGCCGATGCCGTCGTGCAGGGCGGCCCGCACCTGCTCCCGCACCTGCCGGACCCGGTCCGTCCACTCGGTGTCGGCCGGTACGGCGGCCTCCGTGAGGCGCGGCAGGACGGCCGCGGCGTCACCGTGGAGACCGTGACGGGCAGGGTACACACGGCCGAGGGCGGCGGCGTCGACGTCGATCTGAATGTGCGCCTCGGGGAGCCGGAGGCCGTAGTCGGCGGTCTCGTTGGAGCGGAAGTGGGTGCCGACGGTGACCAGGACGTCGGCGTCCGCGAGGAGGGCGCGGGCGGCGGGCGTGGTGGCGAAGTTGCCGATGACCTGGTCGTGGTCCTCGGGTACGGAGCCCCGGCCGGAGTTGGAGGTGAGCAGACCGGCGCCGGTCGCCTCCAGCAGGGCGAGTAGCTGGTCGCGGGCGGTGTTGGCGCCGCCGCCGGCCCAGATCAGCGGGCGCCGGGCGGTGGCGAGCAGGTCGCGTGCGCCGGCCAGCGCGGGGGCGTCCGGCACCGGAACCTCGACGGCGGGTGCGCTCTCGCCGTCGTCCTCCTGGACCGCGTACTGCAGGTCGATCGGCCACTCCACGCTCGCGGGCCCGCCCGGCGCGGCGAGTGCGGCGGCGGAGGCCTCGCGCAGGATGCGGCCGGCGTCCCGCTCGGACGTGACGGTCGCGGCGTACGTGGAGACCGCGGCGAGCATGCCGAGCTGGTCCTTGGTCTCGTGGATGAAACCGCGCCCGCTGCCCAGGTACGCCGACTCGACCTGCCCGGTGATGTGCAGCACCGACGTCCCGGACGACAGGGCCTCGATCAGGGACCCGGCCGCGTTGCCCGCGCCGGTGCCGGTCGAGGTGAGGGCGCAGCCGATGGAGCCGCGGGCCCGGCCGTAGGCGTCGGCGGCGTTGACGGCGCTCGCCTCGTGCCGCACCGGCACGAACCGCAGTTCCGGGTCGGCCTCGACGGCCTCCACCAGCGGCAGGTTGTGCACCGACACGATGCCGAACACGGTGTCGACGCCGAGGGACTTGAGGTGGGCGGCGAGGAGTCCGCCACCGTGGTCGTAACGCATGCGTACTCCTCAGAGGATGCCGCGGCCGACTCCGCCGCAGACGTCGATGCTGGTTCCGGTGATGTAGGAGGCGCGCGGGGAGAGCAGCGAGACGATCGCGTAGGCGACCTCCTCGGCGCGGCCGAGCCGCCCCAGCGCGATGCCCCGGTCGGCGGCGATCTCCGCCTGCCACTCCTCGTACGTCAGCCCGCTGTCCGCCGCGGCGTGGCGGCGGGTCCACTGGCCGGTGTCGACCAGGCCGAGGCAGACGGAGTTGACGCGGATGCCCTCGGGGGCGAGTTCGCGGGCCAGGGAGGTGGAGAGGTTGAGGATGCCGGCGCGGGCGGCGCTCGTGGTGATCAGCCGGGTCTCGGGCTGCTTGGCGAGGACGGCGTTGACGTTGACGACGGCGGCGGCGTCGGAGGCGCGGAGGTGGGCGCGGGCGGCGGCGAGGGGGTTGAGGACGCCCGCGAACTTCAGCTCCAGCTCGTCGCGCCAGTCGTCCCCGGTCGTCTCGTCGAGGGTCTTCATGCGGGACTGTCCGGCGTTGTTGACGAGCCCGTCGAGCCGTCCGCCGAGGCACGCGGCGGCGCGCTCGGTGAAGTCCCGTACGGCGTCGGCGTCCCGGACGTCGCAGACGCCGGTGTACAGCCGGTCGGTGCCGGCGCCGAGACCCGCGACGGCCTTGGCGAGCCGGTCGGCGTCCCGCCCGCAGGTCGCGACGCGGGCGCCTTCCGCGAGCAGGGCGCGGACCGTGGCCAGGCCGACGCCGGAGCTGCCGCCGGTGACCAGGACGGTGCGGTCGGCGAGGCCGAGATCCATGAGTACTCCTAGACGCTGGGGAGGGTGGTTCAGTGCATGGTGAAGCCGCCGTTGACGGCGATCACCTGGCCGGTCAGGTAGCGGGACTCCTCGCCCAGGAGGTGGGAGACGAGCCCCACCAGGTCGTCGGGCCGCTGGGGCCGGGCGATGGCGCGGTTCGCCGCGTAGAGGGCGTGCCGCTCGGCCGGTACGGTCTCGGTCGCCTCGACCTCGGTGAGACCCGGCGCCACCGCGTTGACGGTGATGCCGCGCTCCCCCAGTTCGCGGGCCATCGCCCGGGTCAGGGCGATGACGGCGCCCTTGGAGGCGATGTAGTGCGCGAGGCGCGGGGAGCCGTAGAGGGCCGCGTCGGAGGCGATGTTGACGATCCGGCCCGGGCCGGGCATCAGGGGCAGCAGGTGCTTGGCGACGAGCCAGGGGCCACGCGCGTTGACGGTCATCAGCCGGTCCCAGGTCTCGACGTCGATGTCCTGGAACTCCCGGCCGCCCACGCCGTTGGCGAGGGCCGCGTTGTTGACCAGCCCGTACACCGGGCCGCCGGGTGCGACCCGGGCGGCCAGCGCCTCGACGGAGGCCGGGTCGGCGACGTCCAGCGGTACGAACTCCGCCGCGCCGCCGGACTCCCGGATCTCCGCTGCCGTACGGGAGCCCCACTCCTCGTTCAGCTCGGCGACGACGACCCGGTACCCGTCGGCCGCCGCCCGGCGGGCCATGGCCTCCCCCAGGCCACGGCCCGCGCCGGTCACGACGACCGTGCGGCGCCCGGTGGCCGGGTCAGTCACGGGTGACGCCGTACAGCGGGGAGTACTCGGGGTAGGTCGGCACCTGCGGCTTCTGCGTGCCGATGATCACGCAGAACAGCGCGTCGGTGTCGCCCTCGTTCTTCAGCGAGCGGGTCACGCCGGCCGGCACCACGATCATGTCGCGGTAGCCGAGGGTGCGGTACTCGGCCTCGTCGGGGCCGCGGTGGATGCCGACGCGGACCTCGCCCTCCAGGACGAAGAAGGCCTCCTCCACGTCGTGGTGGGTGTGGGCGGGTCCCTCGGCGCCGGGCGGCAGCAGCATGTTGGAGAAGGTGAAGCCGCCGGAGGGGAGGATGCGGCCGTCGTTCTCGTGGTTGCCGGTGGCGCCGGAACCGACGTAGCGGATCTGCGCCCGCTTGTACTGCGGACCCGCCTTCTCCTGGAAGGAGAGGGTGCCCCAGTCCGGCTCGCGGGAGGCCTTGGAGGCGATCAGGGAGTCGGTGTACTTGGCGAGGTCCCCGTTGTTGTCGTACTCGTCGGTGGTCAGCGGCATGGTGGTCAGCCCTTCGTGATCGTGCGGGTGTTGGTGACGATGTGCAGGTGGGAGAGCAGCCAGGCGTTGAAGTGCTCGGGCTGTTGCTGGTTGGCCAGGTGACCGGCGTCCTTGACGATCACGTAAGCGGTCTTGTGGAGTCCGCCGGCCAGGACCTGTGAGGCTTCGGGGCCGGTGATCCGGTCCTTCTCACCGCACAGGACGAGGGTGGGCGCGGTGACCCGGTCGAGTTCGCCGCGCAGGTCGGTGCGGGCCATCGACTCGGCCGCCGACCGGTAGCCGGGCGGCCGGACCGAGTCGGCCATGGTGTCGACGACCCGCCGCACCAACTCGGGCGGCGCGTCCTCGGACAGCAGCCGGGGGCCGCGCTGCTCCGCGAAGGCGCGCGGGCCGAGGCTCTCCAGTTCCGGGACGCGGGCGCGCATCGCGGCGGCCTTCTCGGGGCTGGTGCCGGAGCCGGGGGTGGAGTCGGCGACGGTGAGGGAGGCGACGAGGTCCGGGTGCCGGATGGCGAGCCGGAGCGCGATCACGCCGCCCCAGGAGACGCCGACGACGTGGGCGTCGGTGCCGCGGGCGCGGATGACCTCGGCGGCGGTGTCGGCGTAGTCGTCGAGGGTGAGGTCGTGGTCCGGGTCGGCGGACTTGGCGTAGCCCGGTGCGTCCCAGGCGACAACCCGGTGGCCGGCCGCGAGTGCCTCGGTCTGCGGGGCGAAGGCGGCGGACGAGGAGCCGATGCCGTGCAGGCACAGGACCAGCGGTCCGTCGTCGCCGTTCTCCTCCAGGTGCAGCCCGGCGGGGTCGTAGGCGGTCACAGGATCTGCCCCCGGCGCCCGGTCAGGGCCGCGAGCGAGCGCAGCACGGCGTACGGGACGACCCTGCTGGTGGCCGGGTTGGCGGCGTCGGGGACGTGGCGGACCTCGAAGCGGTACGAGCCCTGCGGGCCGCTCGCCTCGATCACGTGGGAGGTGTGCGCGGCCGCCGGGTCGGCGACGACGCGGACCCGTACGGCGTCGAGGTCGCCGACCGCGAGCGCCACCGACGCGGCGACGTTCGTGGACTTGGGGAAGCTGACGGGCACGTCGCGTGCGGTGCCGGACATGACCTCGACGGGCGTGGTCGTGGTCCGCAGCCGGGCGAGCATCTCCTCGCCCATCCACGGCTGTTCGAGGGTGGACGGCAGCTTGGTGGTGGTGAGGGTGACCTCGCCGAGCGGGCCCATGGCGCGTACGGCCTGGAGCAGGTCGAGGCCGCCGACCGCGCCGCCGGTGAAGTACACCCGGCCGGGCCCGGCCGCGAGGAGCCGCTTGGACAGGTCCTCGTCGGTCAGTGCTCCGGTGGACGCCACGAGCAGGTCGGTGCCGGAGGCGAGGATCGTATCGCCCCATTCCCGTACGACGCCCTGGCCCGCGGCCTCGACGATCAGGTCGCAGGAGGTGAGGGCCTGTTCCACGGTGAGCTGCGGGGCGGGGACGGCGTCGCCGAGCGGGCGGTTGTCGACGATGCCCGTCAGTTCGGCACCGGGCACCTCGCCCGCGGCGAGCGCGGCGCCGACGGTGCGGCCGATGGCGCCCCAGCCGATGAGGGCGACCTTGCGGGTGTGGGTTTTGACGGCGCTGCTCATGCCGCTGCTCCTTCCGGGCCGGTGACGGCGTCCACGGGCGGGGCGACGGGGCTGCCGTCGGGCGTACCCGTCATGTGGGCGCGGATCCGCTGCGACGGCGGGCCGGCGGTCCCCCACAGGTCGGACAGCTCGGGCGTGCGCCGCCACACCTTGCAGATCCAGGTGTCCTCGACGATCTGGGCGACCTCGGTGGTGTACTCGCAGACCAGGCCGGTCGGGTCGGTGAAGTAGGAGAAGGTGTTGTTGCCGGGGCCGTGCCGGCCGGGACCCCACTCGGGGTTGATCCCGTGGTGCCGGAGCCGGCCGAGGCCGCGCATGAAGTGGTCGATCGAGGTCATCTCGTAGGCGACGTGGTTGAGGGAGACCCAGGGCGCCTGGTTGAAGGCGACGCAGTGGTGGTCGCTGCCGCAGCGCATGAAGGCCATCTGGTGCTCGGACCAGTCGGAGACGCGCATGCCGAGGACGTCGCGGTAGAAGGCGACGGAGGCGTCGATGTCGGGGGTGTTGAGGACGGCGTGGGTGACGCCGACCGGCAGGGCCGCGTCCCGGCTGCGTGCGGTGACCGCCCAGGTGTCGGCGGACAGTTCGATGAGCCGTCCGTCGAGGTCGTGGAAGCGCAGGCCGTAGCCGCCGCCTACCTGATCGAGGGGGCCGGGTTCGGTGACGAGCGCGATGCCGCGGGCCCGGAGGCGGCGGGCGGCCTCGTCGATCTCGGCGGGGGTGGCGAGGGCGAAGACGAGGCGGCCGAGACCGATCCGGTCGGAGCGGGTCAGGTGCAGGGCGTGGTGCTCCTCGCCGGTGCCGCGCAGCCAGCTCGCGCTGTGCTCGGCCTCGACGACCTGGAGGCCCCAGACCTCCTCGTAGAAGTCGACGGCGTCGGCGAAGTTCGGGGTGAGCAGCTCGACCGAGCGCAGGGCGCGCAGCCGGCCGATCGGGGGGCGGGTCGCGGCGGAACCGGTCGGGGGGTGGGTCATGGCGGGATCTCCCGGGGTGGTGGGTCAGTTGGCCCAGGGCAGGGGCGTGGCGTCGGTGCCCCAGTAGAGGGACTTCTGCCGCTGGTAGGCGCGGATCAGGTCGCGGCCCTTCTCGGTGCCGAGCCCGGAGTCCTTCATCCCGCCGAAGGGGGTGGAGATGGAGAACTGCTTGTACGTGTTGATCCACACGGTCCCGGCCTGGATCCGCCGCCCGAGCCGCCAGGCGGCCCGCGCGTCGCGGGTCCAGATGCCGCAGGCGAGGCCGTAGACGGAGTCGTTGGCCTGGGCGACGAGTTCGTCCTCGTCGTCGTAGGGAAGGGCGACGAGGACCGGGCCGAAGATCTCCTCCTGGCAGACGCGGGCCGAGTTGGGCAGGGAGTCGACGACGGTCGGCAGGTAGTAGGCGCCGTTCGCGTACCGCTCGCCCTCTGGCGCGGCCCCGCCGCACAGCACCCGGCCGCCCTCCGCGCGGGCGAGGTCGACGGCCGCGGCGACGGTGTCGCGGTGGGCGTGGTGGACGAGCGGGGCGACCTGGGTGTCGGGGGACGTACCCGGTCCGACGCGCAGCTTCCGGACCCGCTCGACGAGTTCGCCGACGAAGGAGTCGTAGCGCGAGGCGTGGACGAAGAGCCGCGAACCGGCGATGCAGGACTGGCCGCTGGAGGAGAAGATCCCGTACATCACGCCGGCCAGGGCCTGTTCGGTGTCGGCGTCCTCGCGCACGATCGTCGGTGACTTGCCGCCGAGTTCGAGTGAGGCGGGGACGAGCTTGTCGGCGGCGGCGCGGGCGATGGCGCGCCCGGTGGCGGTGCCGCCGGTGAAGCCGATCCGGCCGACGAGCGGATGCCGGACGATGGCGTCGCCCACGATCCGGCCCTTGCCCGGCAGTACGGCGAGCAGCGCGGTGGGCAACCGCTCCTCCGTGAGCACCCGGTGGACGAGGCGCCCGAAGGCGAGGGAGACCAGCGGGGTCCACTCGGCGGGCTTGAGCAGGACCGCGTTGCCGCCGGCCAGCGCGGGGGCGACCTTCTGGGCGTCGGAGGCGATCGGCGAGTTCCAGGGGTTGATCGCCCCGACGACGCCGATCGGTTCGTACGTGCTCATCGTGACGTAGGGGCCACGCGAGGGGGTGAGCGCGTCCTCGGCGGTCTCCAGGGCGGCGGCCGTGTACCGGAAGGTGGCGGCGGCGCTGAGCGCGAGGGCGCGGGTCTCGCCGAGGGTCTTGCCGGTGTCGGCGGTCTGGAGGGCGGACAAGGCGTCGGCGTGGTCCTCGATCCGGTCGCCGATCCGGTGCAGGACGCGGGCCCGCCGGTGCGGCGGCAGGTCCCGCCACTCGGGTGCGGCGGCCGCCGCGGCGGCGGCGCGCGCGGCCTCCTCCACGTCGTCCGGGGAGGCGGCGTGGACGGTGGTGATGACGCTGCCGTCGGCGGGGTCCACCGTGCGGATCGGCAGCCCGCCGCCGCGCCGCCAGTGCCCCGCGATGAGGATCTCGTCGGCTGGAACGCGCGGCATGGAGGCCTCCGGAAAGGGACGGTGCGGGAACTCGCGGACACGGCGGGGGCGTTGCCCCAACCGCCGTGTCTAGGCGCTAGAAATCTAAGGGCTTAAGTAATTGGCCCGCAAGGGACCGAGCGCGACGAATTTTTCGCGACGTCAGGACTAAGGCTTGCCTAACCTCCACCGACTACCGATAGAACTTAAGCCCTGAGACATTCAGCGCCTACATAAGTGGGCCGTCGGCACCGCCCGCACGACCCGCCCCGTCTCGTCCTCGCCGCACCTCTCCAGCCCTCATCGCCGCCGGCACGCGGTTGCTCCGCCGTGCCGTGCGTCCCGAACCGGAGACCACACCCATGACGATCGACGCAGCCCGCGCCACCCCGGGCCCACAGGGCGACTCGGCCGCGCTCGCGGCCGCCATCGGCGCCCGCTTCGAACGCCTGCCGCTGTGCCGCTGGCAGGTGATGGTCCGGCTCGTCGTCGGCGCCGTCACCTTCTTCGAGGCCTTCGACCAGCTCCTGATCGCGTACGCCCTCCCCGAACTGCGCGACGAGTGGCACCTCGGCACGACGCAGGTCACCGCCCTGATGACGGTCGGCTCGATCGGCATGCTGATCGGCGCGCTGGCCTCGGGCAGGCTCGCCGACCGGATCGGCCGGGTGAAGGTCATCGCCGGCTGCATCGCGCTGTCCGGCGTCTGCAACCTGGCCCTGACCCTGTGCACCTCCCCCGAGCCGTTCATGGCGATCCGGTTCGTCCAGGGGATGGCCATCGGCGGCGAGGTACCGATCGCGGCGACCTTCATCGCCGAGATCACCCGCGCCCACCAGCGCGGCCGCTTCGTCCTCCTGTACGAACTGGTCTTCCCGGCCGGTCTGACCGCGGGCGCCCTCCTCGCCGCGTGGCTGGTGCCGGTGCTCGGCTGGCGCTGGGTCTTCGGCCTGGCGGCGATCCCCGGCCTGCTCTGCTTCGCCCTCGCCCGCTGGGTACCGGAGTCACCCCGCTGGCTCGCCGACCACGGCAGGCACGACGAGGCCCTGGCGACGATGGCGTCGATCGAGGAGAAGGTCGAGCGGATCACCGGCACCCCGCTGCCCGACCCCGCCCCGGTGCGCCCCGCCCCGCCCGCGCCTGCCAAGAGCGGCCTGCGCGAACTCCTGACCGGCAGGTACGGCAAACGCACCCTTGTCATCGGCCTGCTGTGGTTCACCGGCTACTTCGCGAACTACGGCATCACGTCCTGGCTGCCGACCATCTACGAGGACCACTTCGACCTCGACCTGTCCACGGCGCTCCTCTACTCGACGGTGACGAGCTGCGCGGGACTGGCCGGCTGCCTGATCGTCGCCCTCACCGTCGACCGGGTCGGCCG carries:
- a CDS encoding MarR family winged helix-turn-helix transcriptional regulator, which codes for MAQGRAAKRPDAVAGIVEDWARERPELDTSPLEVLARLHRSYLQYQSRMTSRLDEHGVSVAGFDVLTALRRAGAPYRLTAGQLADSGLISSAGVTLRLDRLEKDGLLVRERDAGDRRVVYSRLTEAGLAKVDEVFAEHLENERRMLDGLSPAERRQLGRLLGKLERSIVDSDDLPAQRAETG
- a CDS encoding aromatic ring-hydroxylating oxygenase subunit alpha, which translates into the protein MTTHSTTLSTRDTADHIYAHGLRNQWHPVVPSSFVEPGGMRRVTALGENWLLFRKSDGGLSMLADRCPHRGAPLSLGKHLGDRVACWYHGVEIDGGGTVTSVPGLPGCNLEGKTLVTSLPVREVGGAILAYFGDEEHPEPVELTLPEPLADDEISAFLCYAEWNVPWRFAMENLLDPMHGAFLHSESHTMFAGDTSAKFRIRETERGYFFEKTDQRGVNFDWVELCHTGVDWVDLSIPYPPSAGPGGPFGIVGMACPVDAGRTGVFFWRYRKVSDWQRDTWRFLYKTLIEARHWEVLEQDRVILEAMPADADQRENLYQHDLGVVRLRRLYQAQAGRQSKAQPVSAR
- a CDS encoding recombinase-like helix-turn-helix domain-containing protein — its product is MPETPWPYLAPHQTRDHEPTPYEIKLARTLEDIFTKDGHELPDVIDGLNSRQLRTPTGEPWTEESFRAEMHRLGA
- a CDS encoding PDR/VanB family oxidoreductase, which gives rise to MNATEEQELDLLVHRTTWEADGVLSVELVHPDGKPLPAWTPGAHLDLHVGGHVRQYSLCGDPEETGVYRLGILNEPASRGGSRHVHTKVRPGQTVRVVGPRNHFALEPAASYLFVAGGIGITPILAMARRAERDGIPYRLVHGGRTRASMAFGGELAALGGGEVTLVPQDEQGHIDVAGVLADLPPDALVYCCGPEPLLKAVEEAAPQGRLRTERFAAPATTRHDGDDSAFEVECRTSGVTLNVGPGTSILEAAENAGLAVASSCRDGICGSCETHVLAGTPDHRDFLLSDAERATGETMMICVSRCASDRLVLNL
- a CDS encoding thiamine pyrophosphate-binding protein, translating into MRYDHGGGLLAAHLKSLGVDTVFGIVSVHNLPLVEAVEADPELRFVPVRHEASAVNAADAYGRARGSIGCALTSTGTGAGNAAGSLIEALSSGTSVLHITGQVESAYLGSGRGFIHETKDQLGMLAAVSTYAATVTSERDAGRILREASAAALAAPGGPASVEWPIDLQYAVQEDDGESAPAVEVPVPDAPALAGARDLLATARRPLIWAGGGANTARDQLLALLEATGAGLLTSNSGRGSVPEDHDQVIGNFATTPAARALLADADVLVTVGTHFRSNETADYGLRLPEAHIQIDVDAAALGRVYPARHGLHGDAAAVLPRLTEAAVPADTEWTDRVRQVREQVRAALHDGIGPQAAICDALAAALPRGAVVARDVTIPSSAWGNRLLPIHDPRANVFPRGGGIGQGLAMGIGAALARPDEPTVVIAGDGGLAVHLGELLTLAQERPRLTLIVFNDGGYGVLRNMQATYTERRSGVDLFTPDFAQLAAACSLPYARIGDASDAAKVIDAAVASDGPTLVEVDLAALGPMKNPFTPPVKIPAR
- a CDS encoding SDR family oxidoreductase, whose translation is MDLGLADRTVLVTGGSSGVGLATVRALLAEGARVATCGRDADRLAKAVAGLGAGTDRLYTGVCDVRDADAVRDFTERAAACLGGRLDGLVNNAGQSRMKTLDETTGDDWRDELELKFAGVLNPLAAARAHLRASDAAAVVNVNAVLAKQPETRLITTSAARAGILNLSTSLARELAPEGIRVNSVCLGLVDTGQWTRRHAAADSGLTYEEWQAEIAADRGIALGRLGRAEEVAYAIVSLLSPRASYITGTSIDVCGGVGRGIL
- a CDS encoding SDR family oxidoreductase, whose protein sequence is MTDPATGRRTVVVTGAGRGLGEAMARRAAADGYRVVVAELNEEWGSRTAAEIRESGGAAEFVPLDVADPASVEALAARVAPGGPVYGLVNNAALANGVGGREFQDIDVETWDRLMTVNARGPWLVAKHLLPLMPGPGRIVNIASDAALYGSPRLAHYIASKGAVIALTRAMARELGERGITVNAVAPGLTEVEATETVPAERHALYAANRAIARPQRPDDLVGLVSHLLGEESRYLTGQVIAVNGGFTMH
- a CDS encoding cupin domain-containing protein, yielding MPLTTDEYDNNGDLAKYTDSLIASKASREPDWGTLSFQEKAGPQYKRAQIRYVGSGATGNHENDGRILPSGGFTFSNMLLPPGAEGPAHTHHDVEEAFFVLEGEVRVGIHRGPDEAEYRTLGYRDMIVVPAGVTRSLKNEGDTDALFCVIIGTQKPQVPTYPEYSPLYGVTRD
- a CDS encoding alpha/beta fold hydrolase, encoding MTAYDPAGLHLEENGDDGPLVLCLHGIGSSSAAFAPQTEALAAGHRVVAWDAPGYAKSADPDHDLTLDDYADTAAEVIRARGTDAHVVGVSWGGVIALRLAIRHPDLVASLTVADSTPGSGTSPEKAAAMRARVPELESLGPRAFAEQRGPRLLSEDAPPELVRRVVDTMADSVRPPGYRSAAESMARTDLRGELDRVTAPTLVLCGEKDRITGPEASQVLAGGLHKTAYVIVKDAGHLANQQQPEHFNAWLLSHLHIVTNTRTITKG
- a CDS encoding aspartate dehydrogenase domain-containing protein, with product MSSAVKTHTRKVALIGWGAIGRTVGAALAAGEVPGAELTGIVDNRPLGDAVPAPQLTVEQALTSCDLIVEAAGQGVVREWGDTILASGTDLLVASTGALTDEDLSKRLLAAGPGRVYFTGGAVGGLDLLQAVRAMGPLGEVTLTTTKLPSTLEQPWMGEEMLARLRTTTTPVEVMSGTARDVPVSFPKSTNVAASVALAVGDLDAVRVRVVADPAAAHTSHVIEASGPQGSYRFEVRHVPDAANPATSRVVPYAVLRSLAALTGRRGQIL
- a CDS encoding VOC family protein: MTHPPTGSAATRPPIGRLRALRSVELLTPNFADAVDFYEEVWGLQVVEAEHSASWLRGTGEEHHALHLTRSDRIGLGRLVFALATPAEIDEAARRLRARGIALVTEPGPLDQVGGGYGLRFHDLDGRLIELSADTWAVTARSRDAALPVGVTHAVLNTPDIDASVAFYRDVLGMRVSDWSEHQMAFMRCGSDHHCVAFNQAPWVSLNHVAYEMTSIDHFMRGLGRLRHHGINPEWGPGRHGPGNNTFSYFTDPTGLVCEYTTEVAQIVEDTWICKVWRRTPELSDLWGTAGPPSQRIRAHMTGTPDGSPVAPPVDAVTGPEGAAA